From one Spiroplasma endosymbiont of Lasioglossum villosulum genomic stretch:
- a CDS encoding TrkA family potassium uptake protein — translation MSSSENDFCVIGLGKFGISVVKTLEELGKVTLAIDKREDRCQLVSSIASETLILDSTNRDALNDAGIHKVQNIIIAIGSDLAASIVTAVHVLTIHRKHNTLSSLNLIAKAVDSTHQLILEAIGITNIILSETEAGKKAAYRAIWKLGIDLTTVDEKYSIANVIVKNTKFTNKKLETLKIPSNYKINLVAIKRHGKVIIPSRNEILMLNDELLFISSNENINSVCNDFSIGDTNKIFEPTIIKTVKKKRSFWNWFRRNKKKKKNKKLKKKEVKKEKKH, via the coding sequence ATGTCTTCATCAGAAAATGATTTTTGTGTCATTGGTTTAGGTAAATTCGGAATTTCAGTTGTTAAAACTTTAGAAGAATTAGGTAAAGTTACATTAGCTATTGATAAAAGAGAAGACCGTTGTCAATTAGTTTCATCAATAGCTTCTGAAACTTTAATTTTAGATTCGACTAATCGTGATGCATTAAATGATGCTGGAATTCATAAAGTGCAAAATATTATTATTGCTATTGGTTCTGATTTAGCAGCTTCAATTGTTACTGCTGTTCATGTTTTAACAATTCATCGTAAACACAATACATTATCATCACTTAATCTTATTGCTAAAGCTGTTGATAGTACTCACCAACTAATTTTAGAAGCAATTGGTATTACTAATATTATTTTATCTGAAACAGAAGCCGGTAAGAAAGCTGCATATCGTGCTATTTGAAAATTAGGAATAGATTTAACTACAGTTGATGAAAAGTACTCAATAGCTAATGTAATTGTTAAAAATACTAAGTTTACAAATAAAAAACTAGAAACTTTAAAAATTCCTAGCAATTATAAAATTAACTTAGTTGCGATTAAACGTCATGGTAAAGTTATTATTCCTAGTAGAAATGAAATATTAATGTTAAATGATGAACTATTATTTATTAGTTCTAATGAAAATATTAATTCTGTTTGTAATGATTTTTCAATTGGTGATACTAATAAAATATTTGAGCCTACTATTATTAAAACGGTAAAGAAAAAGCGTTCATTTTGAAATTGATTCAGAAGAAATAAGAAAAAGAAAAAAAATAAAAAATTAAAGAAAAAGGAAGTTAAGAAAGAAAAAAAACACTAA
- the mgtA gene encoding magnesium-translocating P-type ATPase, with product MKIFLNKIYFKLQFSFKKPLVYTNGDYIKQIAHFNQKQLLKNLDLHNFGLKTDQIEIRRKKYGINTLKNTKFNWILEFLKAYFGSFNIILSIITIYNLFSYFTTNDTSIYSLVAAIIVGTMILLSGTLIYIQSIRAFFITKHLTILVKNTTTVIRNININQITKENSIKIIKQAQEINVNELLPGDLIYLSAGDLIPADLKILLSNDLFINQSSLTGESLPAEKHAINDPAYQNLFDLQNICFMGTSVVSGSAIAIVIATATNTYFATIADTINKQRPLSSFSKGIKRVTLMLICFMLVMVPIVLIINGLLKNNWPAAFIFSISVAVGLTPEMLPMIVTSNLARGASKMSKQKVVVKQLAAIQNLGAIDILCTDKTGTLTNDNIEVVNHITLDNKTNNDLIKFIYLNSYFQTGIKNPMDNSILEFGEKNKLKNISNYYQKIDEIPFDFNRRKLTIVLEDKLNNKKLICKGAIEEVINTCNRIVYQDKVIPLNSDLMKMVNKKITKLNEQGLRVLDVSYEDTNLTNNKYNETNEKNLIFLGFVTFLDTPKPTATKMIKLLKTHGVDLKILTGDNELVTRAICNRVNLEIKGLISGEQLTGLTEYELKRIVENNNIFVKLNLLQKAKIIQTLKSNDHVVGFMGDGINDALVLRNADVGISVDNATDIAKEASDIILLEKSLLVLEKGIIEGRRIFGNILKYIKITIASNFGNVFSVLVASAWFAFAPMSPVQLLFQNLLYDISQFTIAFDRVDPSFLLKPQRWNPKGMLPFAFINGPISSIFDISTFAILGFGFGVFGNPSAENINMFNSGWFIEGLLTQTLIVQMFRTEKIPFIQSRGTWLVVLFQCLELT from the coding sequence ATGAAGATTTTTTTAAACAAAATTTATTTTAAATTACAATTTAGTTTTAAAAAACCATTAGTTTACACAAATGGTGATTATATTAAACAAATTGCACATTTTAACCAAAAACAATTACTAAAAAATTTAGATTTACATAATTTTGGTCTTAAAACAGACCAAATTGAAATAAGAAGAAAAAAATATGGTATTAATACTTTAAAAAATACAAAATTTAATTGAATTTTAGAATTTTTAAAAGCATATTTTGGATCATTCAATATAATTTTATCAATTATTACTATCTATAATTTATTCTCATATTTTACAACAAATGATACTTCAATTTATTCATTGGTTGCCGCTATTATTGTTGGAACTATGATTTTATTAAGTGGAACCCTAATTTACATTCAATCAATACGAGCTTTTTTTATTACTAAACATTTAACAATTTTGGTCAAAAATACAACTACTGTTATTCGTAATATAAACATTAATCAAATTACTAAAGAAAACTCAATTAAAATAATTAAACAAGCACAAGAAATAAATGTTAATGAATTATTACCAGGTGATTTAATTTATTTATCAGCGGGTGATTTAATTCCTGCTGATTTAAAAATTTTATTAAGCAATGATTTATTTATTAATCAATCATCATTAACAGGAGAATCACTACCTGCTGAAAAACACGCTATTAACGATCCTGCATATCAAAACTTATTTGATTTACAAAATATTTGTTTTATGGGAACAAGTGTTGTCTCTGGAAGTGCAATTGCTATTGTTATAGCAACAGCTACTAACACCTACTTCGCTACTATTGCTGATACAATAAATAAACAACGTCCATTAAGCAGTTTTTCCAAAGGAATTAAACGCGTTACTTTAATGTTAATTTGCTTTATGCTAGTAATGGTACCCATTGTGTTAATTATCAATGGTCTTTTAAAAAACAATTGACCTGCAGCATTTATTTTTTCAATTTCGGTTGCTGTTGGTTTGACTCCTGAAATGCTACCAATGATTGTTACCTCTAATCTAGCGCGAGGTGCTAGTAAAATGAGTAAACAAAAAGTAGTTGTTAAACAACTAGCTGCTATTCAAAATTTAGGTGCAATTGATATTTTATGTACTGATAAAACAGGAACTTTAACTAATGATAATATTGAAGTAGTCAACCATATAACATTGGATAATAAAACAAATAATGACTTAATTAAGTTTATTTATTTAAATAGTTATTTTCAAACAGGAATAAAAAATCCAATGGATAATTCAATACTTGAATTTGGAGAAAAAAACAAATTAAAAAATATAAGTAATTATTATCAAAAAATTGATGAAATTCCTTTTGATTTTAATCGTCGTAAATTAACAATTGTTTTAGAAGATAAATTAAATAATAAAAAATTAATTTGTAAAGGTGCAATTGAAGAAGTTATTAATACATGTAATCGTATAGTTTATCAAGATAAAGTAATACCATTAAATTCTGATTTAATGAAAATGGTTAATAAAAAAATAACAAAATTAAATGAACAAGGATTACGTGTCTTAGATGTCTCATATGAAGATACAAATCTTACTAATAATAAATATAATGAAACAAACGAAAAAAATTTAATTTTTCTTGGTTTTGTAACTTTTCTTGATACACCAAAACCTACAGCAACAAAAATGATCAAATTGCTAAAAACACATGGTGTTGATCTTAAAATATTAACTGGTGATAATGAATTAGTAACAAGAGCAATTTGTAATCGTGTTAATCTAGAAATTAAAGGATTAATTTCTGGTGAACAATTAACTGGCCTAACTGAATATGAATTAAAAAGAATTGTTGAAAATAATAATATTTTTGTTAAACTAAACCTATTACAAAAGGCAAAGATTATTCAAACTTTAAAAAGTAATGATCACGTCGTTGGTTTCATGGGTGATGGTATTAATGATGCTTTAGTATTAAGAAATGCTGATGTTGGAATTTCTGTTGATAATGCTACTGATATTGCAAAAGAAGCATCAGATATCATTTTATTAGAAAAATCATTATTAGTTTTAGAAAAAGGTATTATTGAAGGTCGTCGCATTTTTGGTAATATTTTAAAATATATTAAAATCACGATTGCTTCTAACTTTGGTAATGTCTTTAGTGTGCTAGTAGCATCAGCATGATTTGCTTTTGCACCAATGTCACCAGTACAATTATTATTTCAAAATTTATTATATGATATTTCACAATTTACAATTGCCTTTGATCGTGTTGATCCATCATTTTTATTAAAACCACAACGCTGAAATCCAAAAGGAATGTTACCATTTGCTTTTATTAATGGACCTATAAGTAGCATTTTTGATATCTCTACTTTTGCAATTTTAGGATTTGGATTTGGTGTCTTTGGTAATCCTTCTGCAGAAAATATTAATATGTTCAACTCAGGATGATTTATTGAAGGTTTATTAACACAAACATTAATAGTACAAATGTTTAGAACTGAAAAAATTCCTTTTATTCAAAGTCGTGGTACTTGATTGGTGGTATTATTTCAATGTTTAGAATTAACTTAA
- a CDS encoding Cof-type HAD-IIB family hydrolase, with protein sequence MVKIIFTDVDGTLFDSGSALSEINLNACLKAQKNNIKVVINTGRYGENAIRVGKMINAEKYDGYIIGNDGAEIWSYTKQKWIYLQQLNSEITIKLYEWLTKYNKQMILHFNSIDTLYVNHAANSWSTWVENLQIKIIKLTNSTDIKMPISKVMVILEKYWKANKITKFINSFETNFPDLTIVQYHTNVFSIGNKNINKGSALQWLCNHLNIDTKDALTIGDGFNDLPMFEVSGHPIVMENANIALKPYGKTIAPNNDEHGVGYIINNYVFKNILL encoded by the coding sequence ATGGTAAAAATAATTTTTACTGATGTAGATGGTACTTTATTTGATAGTGGCAGTGCCTTAAGTGAAATTAATCTTAATGCTTGTTTAAAAGCTCAAAAAAATAATATTAAAGTTGTAATTAATACAGGTAGATATGGTGAAAATGCTATTCGTGTTGGTAAAATGATTAATGCTGAAAAATATGATGGTTATATTATTGGTAATGATGGTGCTGAAATTTGATCATATACTAAACAAAAATGAATTTATTTACAACAATTAAATTCAGAAATAACAATTAAACTTTATGAATGATTAACCAAATATAATAAACAAATGATTTTACATTTTAATAGTATTGATACTTTGTATGTTAACCATGCGGCTAATAGTTGAAGTACATGAGTTGAAAATCTGCAAATTAAAATTATTAAGTTAACTAATAGTACTGATATTAAAATGCCAATCTCAAAAGTAATGGTTATTTTAGAAAAATATTGAAAGGCTAATAAAATTACAAAATTCATTAATAGTTTTGAAACTAACTTTCCAGATTTAACAATTGTTCAATATCATACAAATGTTTTTTCAATTGGTAATAAAAACATTAATAAAGGTTCGGCACTACAATGATTATGTAATCATTTAAATATTGACACTAAAGATGCATTAACGATTGGTGATGGATTTAATGATTTACCAATGTTTGAAGTATCTGGTCATCCAATAGTAATGGAAAATGCTAATATTGCTTTAAAACCATATGGTAAAACTATTGCTCCAAATAATGATGAGCATGGAGTTGGATACATTATTAATAATTATGTTTTTAAAAATATACTCTTATAG
- a CDS encoding amino acid permease: MFRINLNQLSFFSWLPDRWSNLFIDSLGIIVYCLVTSCIYFGLRGFRWFVNISGIIKWLSTCFLIICAIILVIKNGTIVYQQAFVGTKHLHFTINIFNNAFSNFFYFFLGFETFTVIGKNVKNPNKNLGRGTIIVLFLTTIFYLMITILIIGAISSQGPNGNNGWANGGNNYNPNNVIAGIAGTTGIILLVICTLSIKLNGVIQVALYSGAMLQPLAKEGYISEKIAKLNKENIAMYGNTINFIITIIVCIIMLIIPDLIGISFNYNQILGFTTNITIFVYLFVIAATCVMGYYKKIKIKVIEWIMFIICLLFLISQFIIFNYNMIHDLVSNKGIILIAIAIKFLMFWVFIIIATIIYFTYYKPKLKQRLITNPEYQNQLDKEFIFNSHLVVN; this comes from the coding sequence ATGTTTAGAATTAACTTAAACCAATTATCATTTTTTTCTTGATTACCTGATAGATGATCTAATTTATTTATTGATAGTTTAGGAATTATAGTTTATTGTTTGGTTACAAGTTGTATCTATTTTGGATTAAGAGGTTTTCGTTGATTTGTTAATATTTCAGGAATCATTAAATGACTGTCAACTTGTTTTTTGATTATTTGTGCCATTATTCTGGTAATCAAAAACGGCACTATAGTTTATCAACAAGCATTTGTTGGTACTAAACATCTTCATTTTACAATTAATATTTTTAATAATGCTTTTAGTAATTTTTTCTACTTTTTCCTTGGTTTTGAGACCTTTACTGTTATTGGAAAAAATGTTAAAAATCCTAATAAAAATTTAGGTAGGGGAACAATTATTGTCTTATTTTTGACAACTATTTTTTATTTAATGATTACAATTTTAATTATTGGTGCCATCAGTTCGCAGGGACCTAATGGTAATAACGGATGAGCAAATGGTGGTAATAATTATAACCCAAATAATGTTATTGCTGGCATTGCTGGTACAACGGGTATCATTTTACTAGTTATTTGTACTTTATCAATTAAATTGAATGGTGTAATACAAGTAGCGCTATATTCTGGAGCTATGCTACAACCATTAGCCAAAGAAGGATACATTAGTGAAAAAATAGCCAAATTAAATAAAGAAAATATTGCAATGTATGGTAATACTATTAATTTTATAATTACAATTATAGTTTGTATTATTATGCTAATAATTCCGGATTTAATTGGAATTAGTTTTAATTATAACCAAATATTGGGATTTACAACTAATATAACAATCTTTGTTTATCTTTTTGTTATAGCAGCAACTTGTGTTATGGGTTATTATAAAAAAATAAAAATAAAAGTTATTGAATGAATTATGTTTATTATCTGTTTATTATTTTTAATTAGTCAATTCATTATTTTTAATTATAATATGATTCATGATTTAGTAAGCAACAAAGGAATCATATTAATTGCAATTGCGATTAAGTTTTTAATGTTTTGAGTATTTATTATAATTGCTACTATTATTTATTTTACTTATTATAAACCAAAACTAAAACAAAGATTAATAACAAATCCAGAATATCAAAATCAATTAGATAAAGAATTTATTTTTAATTCTCATCTAGTAGTTAATTAA
- the yihA gene encoding ribosome biogenesis GTP-binding protein YihA/YsxC, with protein MERIKQAQFLTSAIKEEQWPQDEIPEFCFVGRSNVGKSTFLNTICNNGKLARVSQTPGKTQMLNFFTINNNICRFVDVPGYGFAKVSNEKKIQFATMMDEYFQSRKNLKAVFLLLDLRHAPSKDDIDMLEYLQHYHLKIHLIATKVDKVKNSQLVKNKKLILSTLKLSTNTPIILFSSISKQGIDLVISKLADDVNTNEVEVET; from the coding sequence ATGGAACGAATTAAGCAAGCACAATTTTTAACTAGTGCTATTAAAGAAGAACAATGGCCGCAGGATGAAATTCCTGAATTTTGTTTTGTTGGTCGCAGTAATGTTGGTAAATCAACATTTTTAAATACAATTTGTAATAATGGTAAGTTAGCTAGAGTTTCACAAACACCTGGTAAAACACAAATGCTAAATTTTTTTACAATTAATAATAATATTTGTCGCTTTGTTGATGTTCCTGGCTATGGTTTTGCTAAAGTATCAAATGAAAAAAAAATCCAATTTGCGACAATGATGGATGAATATTTTCAGTCACGAAAAAATTTAAAAGCAGTTTTTTTATTATTAGATTTAAGACATGCACCCAGTAAAGATGATATTGATATGTTGGAATATTTACAACATTATCATTTAAAAATTCATTTAATTGCTACTAAAGTTGATAAAGTGAAAAATAGTCAATTAGTAAAAAATAAAAAATTAATATTATCAACTTTAAAACTTAGCACTAATACTCCTATTATTTTATTTTCTAGTATTAGTAAACAAGGAATTGATTTAGTAATTAGTAAATTAGCAGATGATGTTAATACTAATGAAGTTGAAGTAGAAACTTAA
- a CDS encoding bifunctional 5,10-methylenetetrahydrofolate dehydrogenase/5,10-methenyltetrahydrofolate cyclohydrolase — protein MIKILDGKIIAQQIKAKIKSQVITITNRKPKLAVIIIGEDLASQMYVRTKIKACQECGIDGQVFSLTTTVTQKEIINKIEQLNSDNNIDGILVQLPLPKHLDTLAIINSITINKDVDGLTNINAGRLLQGDKKAMLPCTVKGILKLLNHYQIPISKQNITIINDSNIVGKPLALSLTNMGATVSIVHKLTKDLTIYTKEADIICSATGIYNIINSSQVKRDVVIIDVAINYQGKEKKVVGDINFEIMKNTASAITPVPGGVGPMTIAMLLENLMICYQLNNKYN, from the coding sequence ATGATAAAAATTTTAGATGGTAAAATAATTGCCCAGCAAATTAAAGCAAAAATTAAATCACAAGTAATAACTATTACTAATCGCAAACCTAAACTAGCAGTAATAATTATTGGTGAAGATTTAGCATCACAAATGTACGTACGAACTAAAATTAAAGCATGTCAAGAATGTGGTATTGATGGACAAGTATTTTCACTAACAACAACAGTAACACAAAAAGAAATAATTAATAAAATTGAACAATTAAATAGTGACAATAATATTGATGGAATTTTAGTACAATTACCACTACCAAAACATTTAGATACATTAGCAATTATTAATAGCATTACTATTAATAAAGATGTTGATGGTTTAACAAATATTAATGCCGGAAGATTATTACAAGGTGATAAAAAAGCAATGTTGCCTTGTACAGTAAAAGGTATTTTAAAATTACTAAATCACTATCAAATTCCCATTTCTAAACAAAATATTACTATCATTAACGATAGTAATATTGTTGGTAAACCATTGGCTTTATCATTAACTAATATGGGAGCAACTGTTAGCATTGTTCATAAATTAACCAAAGACTTAACTATTTATACTAAAGAAGCTGATATCATTTGTAGTGCTACTGGTATCTATAATATTATTAATAGTAGTCAAGTTAAACGTGATGTTGTTATTATTGATGTAGCAATTAATTATCAAGGTAAAGAAAAAAAAGTTGTTGGTGATATTAATTTTGAAATAATGAAAAATACCGCTTCAGCAATTACTCCTGTGCCTGGTGGTGTTGGACCAATGACTATTGCCATGTTATTAGAAAATTTAATGATTTGCTATCAATTAAATAATAAATATAATTAA
- a CDS encoding TrkH family potassium uptake protein: MLSKVNYRSVKNIFKIIFVGKTRPRQMFNLYFFTLLVGTILLMTPIATTKGQWNFLPALFTASSAFSDTGLTVKSTANDFTFFGQFIILILIKFGGIGLITVKLAILSLFVFNRHTSLRERLLMQGERGSNKLGTTIDVLKIGIIVMTITEFLGAIVLFLYFYFVPISGIEYGLNNNTGYYNHILLALWSGIFHSISAVNNAGFDIVGITSLEPFQSDYFVQWIFIIEFVIGGIGFPVYYDLYHWIKSKTHGKKFRFSLFTKLTLITYFLVAILGVNSVMFIEYFSRNVITPSRQEPIFKNLSTSDAIMAVFFNTMSTRNGGYYTVDLNKFHLASQMIQSLMMWIGSSPASTAGGIRTTTLAIILLTIFNIARGRNDVFVFKRKIPNQTVRMSFIVSTLGFILVFVSVMIITIENVFLTDNSDMTFAQVIFDVSSAFGTTGLSLFDNSKLGIFSQLSLIFVMFVGQLGVSTTVLAWSDRKSKPTISRVEENVLIG; the protein is encoded by the coding sequence ATGCTATCTAAGGTTAATTATCGTAGTGTAAAAAATATTTTTAAAATTATTTTTGTTGGTAAAACCCGTCCCCGACAAATGTTTAATTTATATTTTTTCACTTTATTAGTTGGAACAATACTTTTAATGACACCAATTGCCACAACAAAAGGACAATGAAACTTTTTGCCTGCCCTTTTTACTGCTAGTAGTGCGTTTTCTGACACTGGTTTAACAGTAAAAAGTACTGCTAATGATTTTACTTTCTTTGGTCAATTTATTATTTTAATTTTAATTAAATTTGGTGGTATTGGTTTAATTACAGTTAAACTAGCAATATTATCCTTATTTGTATTTAATCGACATACTAGTTTAAGAGAAAGATTACTAATGCAAGGTGAACGTGGTTCTAATAAATTAGGAACGACTATTGATGTATTAAAAATTGGTATTATTGTTATGACAATTACTGAATTTTTGGGAGCAATTGTTTTATTTTTATATTTTTATTTTGTGCCTATCTCAGGAATAGAATATGGTCTAAACAATAATACAGGTTACTATAATCACATACTATTAGCATTATGATCGGGAATTTTCCACTCAATTTCTGCTGTTAATAATGCTGGATTTGATATAGTTGGTATAACTTCATTAGAACCTTTTCAGAGTGATTATTTTGTGCAGTGAATTTTTATTATTGAATTTGTAATTGGCGGTATTGGTTTTCCTGTTTATTATGATTTATATCATTGAATTAAAAGTAAAACTCATGGTAAAAAATTTAGATTTAGTTTATTCACTAAACTAACATTAATAACATATTTTTTAGTTGCGATATTGGGTGTTAATAGTGTTATGTTTATTGAATATTTTTCACGTAATGTCATAACTCCGTCAAGGCAAGAGCCCATTTTTAAAAATTTATCGACATCTGATGCAATTATGGCTGTTTTTTTTAATACAATGTCAACAAGAAATGGTGGATACTATACAGTTGACTTAAATAAATTTCACCTTGCCTCACAAATGATCCAATCATTAATGATGTGAATTGGTTCTTCACCAGCAAGTACTGCCGGAGGAATTAGAACGACAACTTTAGCAATTATTCTTTTAACAATTTTTAATATTGCACGTGGCCGTAATGATGTTTTTGTATTCAAGCGTAAAATTCCTAATCAAACTGTTCGTATGTCATTTATAGTCAGTACACTTGGTTTTATTTTAGTTTTTGTATCAGTAATGATTATCACAATTGAAAATGTTTTTTTAACAGATAATTCTGATATGACCTTTGCACAAGTAATTTTTGATGTTTCAAGTGCTTTTGGAACAACAGGACTTTCATTATTTGATAATTCCAAATTAGGTATTTTTAGTCAACTTAGTTTAATTTTTGTCATGTTTGTGGGACAATTAGGAGTATCAACTACTGTTCTTGCTTGAAGTGATCGTAAATCAAAACCAACAATAAGTAGAGTTGAAGAAAACGTATTAATTGGATAA
- a CDS encoding cation-translocating P-type ATPase, translating into MNNTSDINDNFVISRAVLSDVSCTSCASVIERHFTKEDGITVSINFATKKAQFSYEPKFWNEKKIKKAMHHLGYEICKFETEIKDIKTSHQVDMKDITDDHSSHSSEQHQSHMSEQHHNHQHNVKLRDLIELIIGWILLLPLLLIMIPNTSFFDSLRNPYVQLALAIPIQFYFGRKFYIGIYRELIKQKWPGMHTLVALGTTTAFIFSIYLMIINKTEHLYFEVSASIIMIVLLGDLISAVAQKRATSGLESLMSLKPKSILKYDYNTKTETFINIEDVQLNDILIIRKGENIPTDGQLISEEAFINESMLTGESQVITKQVNQNLIGGTNNVGDSFRMKATKIGKDTVLASIIKAVEDAQSQKPKLQKLADKISGWFTPTVILIAILVFLIRYFAVGNGVQESLEIAIATLIIACPCALGIATPLAVAVGINKAAKIGIIYNKASAFEKITKIDTICFDKTGTLTTGNLVITKIYGQEKHVNKAIAMEKHSTHPLALAFSLYSNTNNVGQSLTITEVKEQIGFGIKAKYQTEELQISSLENLQKAKMPFSPFLKTFDFETVTPSQKVLALAINKVVTNIFILEDELQTNALLTIEKVKKQGIEVILISGDNESQTLAIANRVGIETYFANVTPQGKSQIVADLQAKGKKVAFVGDGINDVIALEQSDLAIAMGSGSDIAKKIGDITILDNDISIVYKAIVLTKKTKNNIWMNFIWAFSYNIIIIPLAAAGFIIPPLAAIAMALSDITVVGNSLIFKWRKYKY; encoded by the coding sequence ATGAATAATACAAGTGATATAAATGATAATTTTGTTATTAGTAGAGCAGTACTGTCAGATGTTTCATGTACCTCTTGTGCTAGTGTTATCGAAAGACATTTTACTAAAGAAGATGGTATTACTGTTAGTATCAATTTTGCTACTAAAAAAGCACAATTTAGTTATGAACCTAAGTTTTGAAATGAAAAAAAAATTAAAAAAGCAATGCATCATTTAGGATATGAAATTTGTAAGTTTGAAACTGAGATTAAAGATATAAAAACGAGTCACCAAGTTGATATGAAAGATATTACAGATGATCATAGTAGTCATAGTAGTGAACAACATCAATCTCATATGTCAGAACAACATCATAATCATCAACATAATGTTAAATTACGTGATTTAATTGAACTTATTATTGGTTGAATATTGTTATTACCATTATTATTAATTATGATACCTAATACTTCATTTTTTGATAGTTTACGTAATCCTTATGTTCAACTTGCACTAGCAATTCCAATTCAATTTTATTTTGGTCGTAAATTTTATATTGGTATTTATCGAGAATTAATTAAACAAAAATGACCTGGTATGCATACTTTAGTAGCACTAGGAACAACAACGGCATTTATTTTTTCTATTTATTTAATGATAATTAATAAAACCGAACACTTATATTTTGAAGTTAGTGCTTCAATTATTATGATTGTTTTACTTGGTGATTTAATTAGTGCTGTTGCACAGAAAAGGGCTACTAGTGGCTTAGAAAGTTTAATGTCATTAAAGCCAAAATCAATCTTAAAATATGATTATAATACCAAAACAGAAACTTTTATTAATATTGAAGATGTACAATTAAATGATATTTTAATTATTCGAAAAGGTGAAAATATTCCTACTGATGGTCAATTAATTAGTGAAGAAGCATTTATTAATGAATCAATGTTAACTGGTGAATCGCAAGTTATTACGAAACAAGTTAACCAAAATTTAATTGGTGGAACTAATAATGTTGGTGATAGTTTTAGGATGAAAGCAACTAAAATTGGTAAAGACACAGTATTAGCAAGTATTATTAAGGCAGTTGAAGATGCACAATCTCAGAAACCAAAATTACAAAAATTGGCTGATAAAATTTCTGGGTGATTTACACCAACTGTTATTTTAATTGCCATTTTAGTTTTTCTTATTCGTTATTTTGCAGTAGGTAATGGTGTGCAAGAATCATTAGAAATTGCAATTGCAACTTTAATAATTGCTTGTCCTTGTGCATTAGGAATTGCAACACCATTAGCAGTTGCTGTTGGAATTAATAAAGCAGCAAAAATAGGAATCATTTATAATAAGGCTAGTGCTTTTGAAAAAATTACTAAGATTGATACCATTTGTTTTGATAAAACAGGAACATTAACTACTGGTAATTTGGTTATTACTAAAATTTATGGTCAAGAAAAACATGTTAATAAGGCAATTGCTATGGAAAAGCATTCAACACATCCTTTGGCTTTAGCTTTTTCTTTATATTCTAATACTAATAATGTTGGACAATCATTGACAATTACCGAGGTTAAAGAACAAATTGGTTTTGGTATTAAAGCAAAATATCAAACTGAAGAATTACAAATTTCATCACTTGAAAATTTACAAAAAGCAAAAATGCCATTTAGTCCATTTCTAAAAACATTTGATTTTGAAACAGTTACTCCTAGCCAGAAAGTATTGGCATTAGCAATTAATAAAGTTGTTACTAATATTTTTATTTTAGAAGATGAATTACAAACAAATGCATTATTAACAATTGAAAAAGTTAAAAAACAGGGAATTGAGGTTATTTTAATTAGTGGTGATAATGAATCACAAACACTTGCTATTGCTAATCGCGTTGGGATAGAAACATATTTTGCTAATGTTACACCACAAGGTAAATCACAAATTGTTGCTGATTTACAAGCAAAAGGGAAAAAAGTAGCGTTTGTTGGTGATGGTATTAATGATGTTATTGCCTTAGAACAATCTGATTTAGCAATTGCAATGGGCTCTGGTAGTGATATTGCTAAAAAAATTGGTGATATTACTATTCTTGATAATGATATTAGTATTGTTTATAAGGCTATTGTTTTAACTAAAAAAACTAAAAATAATATTTGAATGAATTTTATTTGAGCATTTAGTTATAATATTATCATTATTCCATTAGCTGCTGCCGGATTTATTATTCCACCGTTGGCTGCAATTGCAATGGCTCTTTCTGATATAACTGTTGTTGGAAATTCATTAATTTTTAAATGAAGAAAATATAAATATTAG